tttcttgctaTCTCCGTCTTAATCTATTGTTATCGAGCCTGAACCCATTACTTCATACCTTATCCTCATCACTAACCCTAATGATTTTATCTATATCactcttgttataacccttatgcCGCTGCACTCAACCCTGCTAGGAGGACAGTTGTCTTTTTGTCATCAGCATCGAGCGCACGGAATGTGTAGAAAGTTGGGCTTCTTACCAAACACGGTACTTTACTGTAGTTGTTATCGAGgtgcactaaaaaaaaagcatggctgaaaaaaatttttttcttcttttacccaacccaattttttttttgttgttcatatTCATATGTGAATCAgtttaaataattaattaaaagtaatatagagtgaaacaaaaggtttgaagtttattttattttattttatttttttccctcatgtaagaggggcaccggcatagaacaacaaaaatgtaaCCAGGTAATAGGAGCAACTTAAAGGACCTTCCCTCAGCGGCTGAGGGGCTCTAATTTTTAGACCCGCCTTCACACGCTACGCCAAGTGTCGCGCCGCGGTGATGGTTGCGGTGAGTGACATGTGACATGACACTGttttttcaatatgtggagctttatctgcattctgatcacactatcgtgttcacgagttttttcctgtttaatgtaataatatatttcagcattcagtGAGTAACTTAaaaatagcgagcataagtaaaacatgttaaacatttttttaacatcttcacagttcaactcgtcgtaataccattttcttttttgttttgtcaagtttttacaatacatcttgattctacagtcactgccGAGTCTGATGGTGTCCAACAAAACTGCTTATCCGGCAAATTAAATGAATTATGGCATATGATTCTCGCATTATGCGCGCTCGAGCTCCATATGTAGTGATGAGGCAATAGTTGAtcgagttgcgaggcagaaatCTTCGCTCATatgccgataaatcgaaatatgcaaaacgCGGCAAAACGGTGAGTCTGGCGAGGAAatgtcataaaataagaaagatgcgccGTCAACAGTTACTCTCATGGAGGTGTTTCCGAGACAGAAATCGCAATATTTATATGCGATGaacaccaaaaggtgctcctggccaaatcatcgttgtaccctccagAGGCCAGGCGGagcagtgagtttttttttatgccccGAGCGGAGCGaggggtataaaaaaaaaaaaaaaaagggccactgaggtgctgttccctgaacagagtcaaaagcggtcgtcaaaaattaaagaataagtgtcttgaaaagttcaagtcataggaaggaagaaatacagaagcgcaggatgggagtttcagagtttaccagagaaatggattaatgattgagagtactggttaactcttacattagagaggtggacagaatagtggtgagagaaagaagaaagtctactgcagcaaggccgcgggaagaggggaggcatgcagtaagcaagatcacagaagatcagttagcatgaaaatagcggtagaagatagcaagggatgcaacattacggcgatgagagagaggctgaagacagtcagttagaggagaggagttgattagacgaaaagtttttgactccaccctgtctaaaaagagctgtatgagtggaatccccccaggttgaaataaagaagagaaagatgaaaaagcaaacttattggaaattttttttggttaggtgccaAATGGCACGAGGGGAGTtcgatcttgaaagattttgacactttctattaatgaagaacagacagttgtttaggtcatgctgatacaggttggtccggctggacaaagcctgtgtgaaCTTGTACTATACAATAAATGAACAtgtcaggcttgactacttttacattatatatatatatatatatatatatatatatatatatatatatatatatatatatatatatatatatatatatatatatatatatatatatatatatatatataccttttttATCAGTATGATATAGAAATagattttgatatgtaaaatgttaaaaaacacaagctttttttatttttatctttatttttattttcatttatttatttatttatttatttatttattttaattccaACTCTGCTAAGCCAACTCAACTAAAAAGTAAGAGCCGCCGCTTTTCGATTATGAGTTTTTGCTGCCTACGTTTCTGCTCTCTGTTGCTTCTGAGAGCAGAGTTGGAGTTGAGTCAGCCAACAGGTCTTCCTGCTGACACAACCATAGTACAGGATAGCTTATGCCTCATGTAGATAAGAGGGCCCCTGGGATACCTGCCGTGCATGTGACGGGTAGTTAAAGTGATTTTTCACACTAGCGACAAAACAAATTGGCAACACAAAAGTACGACATGGTAGGCAACAAGTTATTCGACTTGACGAAACATTGTTGTTGACGTGTTGGTAGAGATTTCTTGATATGTCTGCATCATTGGTGTAGACGAGTCGATGTGGTTGGAGGAGATAATCTGAATAGGCACAACACCAACAGCGACTGCGTGACTGTGGAGTGGTCAAGAGAAAAGATTTTGAAGTTAACAGAGTGCTGCAGTGGATAGCCATTGCTACAGGATCCCACCCACGCTCTGGTCCCCTAGCCTCCAGAAACCAGCTGGTGTAGACAGCTTAACCAATACTATTCTTGTTGCCAACATGTTGCCCAACACTGACAGGCAAAGTTTCATACATTGTTGTTGATGTGCATCCAGATGTTGACTGTTCTGTTTCGGACATTGTTGTTAACATATCGGTAAATAAAGTAGCACTAGTGTGGACGCACCATTAGCGCCTTCCCATCACTTTATCACCCACTAGCAACCTTTGACCTTAAATTATAGTGCTTTCCTATTGTATTTATAAGCAAAGATTCCTGGCTTTAATTTGTACACATGTACAAAGGACTGGTTTAAATCAGTCATGTTACGACTTTAAATATCCTGTTTTAATTTGTAATTTATCAAGAATGGCAGTCATTAGGAAATTTTTTTCTAGTAAAGATAAATCAGTATTGTGTTGTATCATGATGCCATCCGGATGATCGATTGTctttatttcatgtttatttatctattttgtttattattaattgGTTTGACATTATAATAGTTTCATATaacttcccttttatttttaaagATTGTATTGTCTCAGTTTGGCCCAGGGATTACCCTTTTCCCCTTCACATGTGTCGGATAGAAATAAGATCGAGGTGCTTACTCTGCCATGCCAATAAGTCATTTTGCTTTATGATGATACCACATTTCAgttaatttatttcctttagTTACTCTTAATGCCCAGATGTGATGCATGATTAGCATGCATGATGACGTAAGGAGTTTTCAGAGCATATATTATGTGGGGTTATCTATTCCATTATAACCTAGATTCCCATAAGTGGtgatacagtagtagtagtagtagtagtagtagtagtagtagtaattgtctgttttcctcctccttcctgtgacttgaactgatTCAAAAGTGAGTATCAAAACTTCCCCTAGACTAAACTGACCAAGTTCTGTTATTCTTTGTGATTAACTAtttgggattctctctctctctctctctctctctctctctctctctctctctctctctctctctctctctctctctctctctctctctctctctctctctctgtgtgtgtgtgtgtgtgtgtgtgtgtgtgtgtgtgtgtgtgtgtgtgtgtgtcctagaCACGTGaaaaatatagtagtagtagtagtagtagtagtagtagtagtagtagttgttgttgttgttgttgttgttgttgttgcagcagcagtactagtagtagtaagaggagaagcagcGGGAGCAGAGGGGAGAGAAGCAGTATCAGCACATAATTGTTTTGGCATCACCAGCAGGTTCAGCTGAGGAGCGTTCACGAGAAGGATGCAGGGCACCATGTTGTCCAGGGTGAACAAGGATTTGCTGCCTCTCAAGATACACTATTTCTTCAAATATGGGGGTCAGTTACGCACCTTGACGATTGTATTGATTACATATGTAATTATAATTACTatacaactgtgtgtgtgtgtgtgtgtgtgtgtgtgtgtgtgtgtgtgtgtgtgtgtgtgtgtgtgtgtgtgtgtgtgtttatttattgcttggttgattgattttattttatttatgatatttatttatttatttgttattttccacCACGCAGGCATCGCTTTCTTCACGTTCCTGCCGGTGGTGGCGCGACAGAAGGGCATCCCTGCAGTGGCGGTGGGCCTCATATGGATGGTGACGCCCATGTCCAGCTGTGCCATCAATCTCTTCACATCCGCTATGGCAGACAAGTTCAAAGTTTACCGCACCATGTTTTTGAGCGGCATGGTAACACTTACAatctcattcatttctttcttcctgctacCCAACGTTGTGATTCAGACCCCCATGCCACACTACAGCACTTCGCCGCCCCTCCACTGCACTGATCTCAACGTGTCCACCCTGGCACTGTGCTCAACCGCTGTTCCGGACCATCTCTCGTCCTGGAAGTGTAGCGAAAAGGCTGACAGTGAGAAAGATGATCGGCATTGTGTTCTGAAGTGTTATGACCAACAGAATGTGTTTAATCGGACGTTTATGTTTAAGGATTTAAATCTTAACTTCAACTCTGTTGCCATCGACCAATATCACGTGTGTGAGGAGGAGTTTTGCACGTTCATCAGTTCATCACCCTCTTCGTGTGGCGCCCAGCACATATTTGCCAACTGCAGCTACTATTGCGAGGCAGAGCCGCTCACCTTGCTGCAGCTAACACAAAAGGGAGAGTTCTGGTTGATTTTCGTGATGCTGATAATAATATACGGCGGCAactccacgaccaccaccatggcCGACACCATTTGTTTCCAGCTGCTCGGCAAGGAGCGGCGCCATCTGTACGGCCGCCAAAGGTTGTTTGGCAGCATTGGCTGGGGCATCGTGGGCCTGTCTGGGGGCGCCCTTGTCGATTATTTTTCCCATGGCAATAATAAACAAGCGAACTACATaccggtggtggtgctggccaGCATCTTTCTGGGGTGTAATCTGGTGGCGTCCTTTCGCATTCCTTTCAAAGTACACGACCGAGAAAAATTAAAGGCCAGCCACGTGGGACGTGCCCTCTGCAACTTCCCTTTCCTGCTGTACATAGTGAGTCCCTTCGCCTTCGCCACGCACCCACACTGTTTAAATTGCGTgcgtttcttttgttcttgtgtaTAATCCA
The Scylla paramamosain isolate STU-SP2022 chromosome 3, ASM3559412v1, whole genome shotgun sequence genome window above contains:
- the LOC135089840 gene encoding major facilitator superfamily domain-containing protein 6-like isoform X2 yields the protein MQGTMLSRVNKDLLPLKIHYFFKYGGIAFFTFLPVVARQKGIPAVAVGLIWMVTPMSSCAINLFTSAMADKFKVYRTMFLSGMVTLTISFISFFLLPNVVIQTPMPHYSTSPPLHCTDLNVSTLALCSTAVPDHLSSWKCSEKADSEKDDRHCVLKCYDQQNVFNRTFMFKDLNLNFNSVAIDQYHVCEEEFCTFISSSPSSCGAQHIFANCSYYCEAEPLTLLQLTQKGEFWLIFVMLIIIYGGNSTTTTMADTICFQLLGKERRHLYGRQRLFGSIGWGIVGLSGGALVDYFSHGNNKQANYIPVVVLASIFLGCNLVASFRIPFKVHDREKLKASHVGRALCNFPFLLYILTVVVCGLNMGIVWTFIFIVVEDVAGPAFAHLKLLQGIFMGVGCFLGEVPSLFLSALVIKKLGSEITFGISLTAMAVRVFLYSTVSNPWFFPPIELLHGTSFGLFYPNMIATASQMSPPGAMATVQGIVKTTFITGAPVDYHAPGTVETDLNMIPEEQRSVCDLQVCTPCPVLPEIEHSEHSEHREETKHAMI
- the LOC135089840 gene encoding major facilitator superfamily domain-containing protein 6-like isoform X1; its protein translation is MQGTMLSRVNKDLLPLKIHYFFKYGGIAFFTFLPVVARQKGIPAVAVGLIWMVTPMSSCAINLFTSAMADKFKVYRTMFLSGMVTLTISFISFFLLPNVVIQTPMPHYSTSPPLHCTDLNVSTLALCSTAVPDHLSSWKCSEKADSEKDDRHCVLKCYDQQNVFNRTFMFKDLNLNFNSVAIDQYHVCEEEFCTFISSSPSSCGAQHIFANCSYYCEAEPLTLLQLTQKGEFWLIFVMLIIIYGGNSTTTTMADTICFQLLGKERRHLYGRQRLFGSIGWGIVGLSGGALVDYFSHGNNKQANYIPVVVLASIFLGCNLVASFRIPFKVHDREKLKASHVGRALCNFPFLLYILTVVVCGLNMGIVWTFIFIVVEDVAGPAFAHLKLLQGIFMGVGCFLGEVPSLFLSALVIKKLGSEITFGISLTAMAVRVFLYSTVSNPWFFPPIELLHGTSFGLFYPNMIATASQMSPPGAMATVQGIVKTTFITGVSLGSLVGGLMVSAVGGSNAFFYLGVFDTTYVVLFSIAQYLLHTHCAPGAPVDYHAPGTVETDLNMIPEEQRSVCDLQVCTPCPVLPEIEHSEHSEHREETKHAMI